Proteins from a single region of Psilocybe cubensis strain MGC-MH-2018 chromosome 3, whole genome shotgun sequence:
- a CDS encoding Septin Spn2, with protein MGLGRSNLFANRDQPGGTCQRRPLSLQLVRLREFEKEAKSRVVSLLFFASFPVLSCPLRSIGLCIRFSLGLLFLSGPPPLIHSSLRISSATLKIPFPFPTMAEEIRATSYVGFDSITQQIEHKLLKRGFQFNVIVVGQTGLGKSTLINTIFASHLIDSKGRLAADEPVRQTTEIQAVSHVIVENGVKLRLNIVDTPGYGDQINNEGCWDPIIKYIKDQHSAYLRKELTAQRDPYIQDTRIHCCLYFFNPTGHSLRPIDVIVMKKLSEVVNVVPVIAKSDSLTLEERESFKAKIREELVYHNIRLYPFDTDEDDEEEVHLNESIRQIVPFAVVGSESNVIIDGKSVRGRKNRWGVVNVEDPEHCEFVHLRNFLTRTHLQDLIETTARIHYEAFRSKQLLALKEGAARGPAAAQ; from the exons ATGGGATTAGGTCGGTCCAACTTGTTCGCGAATCGTGATCAACCAG GCGGTACATGCCAGCGTCGCCCCCTCTCACTCCAGCTCGTTCGACTTCGAGAATTCGAAAAGGAAGCGAAAAgtcgtgtcgtgtcgttgcttttttttgcgtCCTTCcctgtcctgtcctgtcctCTTCGCTCAATTGGACTTTGCATCCGCTTCTCGCTTGGACTTTTGTTTTTAAGTG GTCCCCCCCCCCTAATCCACTCCTCTCTGCGAATCTCATCGGCAACCCTCAAgatcccattcccattccc AACAATGGCAGAAGAAATCCGCGCCACGTCCTACGTCGGCTTCGACAGCATCACCCAGCAGATCGAGCATAAACTGCTCAAGCGCGGGTTTCAGTTTAATGTTATTGTCGTTG GCCAAACAGGGTTGGGCAAGTCGACGCTGATCAACACCATTTTCGCGTCGCACCTTATTGATTCCAAGGGGCGGCTTGCGGCTGATGAGCCGGTTAGGCAGACGACGGAGATTCAGGCTGTTTCGCATG TTATTGTTGAGAATGGTGTGAAGCTTAGGCTTAACATTGTTGATACCCCTGGGTACGGAGACCAGATCAACAACGAGGGATG CTGGGACCCCATCATCAAATACATCAAAGACCAACACTCGGCGTACCTCCGCAAAGAGCTGACAGCGCAGAGGGACCCGTACATCCAAGACACGCGGATCCACTGCTGCTTGTACTTTTTCAATCCGACGGGACACTCGCTGCGCCCGATTGATGTGATTGTGATGAAGAAGCTTAGTGAGGTTGTGAATGTTGTGCCTGTTATTGCGAAGAGTGATAGTTTGACGttggaggagagggagagttTTAAGGCTAAG ATCAGGGAAGAGTTGGTTTATCATAATATCCGCCTTTATCCCTTTGACACggatgaggacgatgaagaggaagtccACTTGAACGAGTCAATCAGG CAAATCGTCCCCTTCGCCGTCGTCGGCTCGGAAAGCAACGTCATCATCGACGGGAAATCCGTACGAGGGCGCAAGAACCGATGGGGAGTAGTGAACGTTGAAGACCCGGAACATTGTGAATTTGTGCATTTGAGGAATTTTTTGACGAGGACGCATTTGCAGGATTTGATTGAGACGACTGCGAGGATACATTATGAGGCGTTTAGGTCGAAGCAGCTGCTTGCGTTGAAGGAGGGTGCGGCGAGGgggcctgctgctgctcagTAG
- a CDS encoding Phospholipid-transporting ATPase DNF1 yields the protein MAPVHRQSRLGQLYSRWAAFKVEDLFSRKKEPGPRRTIFINEDLPDDYRDARGRVKQEHVYATNQVITSKYTLITFLPRNLLEQFRRIANVPMVYIVLVFAFALPPPPSIHPAAPSSPTPVVISDDIRFSMRYNWTRGGWEAPRAFMVLSA from the exons ATGGCTCCGGTGCACCGCCAGTCGCGCTTGGGGCAACTCTACTCCCGGTGGGCGGCGTTCAAAGTCGAGGACCTGTTCTCGCGCAAGAAGGAGCCCGGCCCGCGCCGCACGATCTTCATCAACGAGGACCTCCCGGACGACTACCGCGACGCCCGCGGCAGAGTCAAGCAGGAGCATGTTTATGCGACGAATCAGGTTATCACGTCCAAGTACACTCTCATCACGTTTTTGCCGAGGAATTTGCTCGAGCAGTTTAGGCGCATTGCGAATGT GCCCATGGTGTATATCGTGCTCgtattcgcattcgcattacCTCCccctccatccatccatccggCTGCCCCTTCATCTCCCACTCCCGTCGTCATTTCCGACGACATCCGCTTCTCGATGCGGTATAATTGGACGAGGGGGGGGTGGGAAGCCCCACGTGCATTCATGGTGCTTTCCGCGTAA
- a CDS encoding Putative phospholipid-transporting ATPase C24B11.12c codes for MRFDTRTRPAGCWVSFFLDKSTLGLSLELNPGLPEFSRFFLAIAILQFFPKFSTISPGLVILPLLIVLGITALKDAYEDVKRHQSDRRVNNSLVRVLGGGDFVNPNVMQRKSRTFVRGVLRTYGRRMKKVKRAGKEEELAGVTAPATEADVAPVDEVEYDDLDEHQQHHHHSIFPHRHSGEDARAHDRPHWKKCAWEDVAVGDFVKIMDNEPLPADIIICATSEEENVAFVETKNLDGETNLKSRNAVPALSHLRSARECASPHNAFRLDCDRPDVNMYKLNAAVKVGKETFPADMQTVLLRGTVLRNTAWVIGVVIFTGEDTRIVMNSGGTPSKRSKVERQMNPQVFINLILLAMMAIACGIVDSVLEHRYYPKLAPWLFGANRPGDNPSINGLITFAFALITFQNIVPISLYISIEFVRTCQAAFIYFDHNMVYNEQTTLARSWNLSDDLGQIEYIFSDKTGTLTQNSMVFRQCSIGGKIYTGEQEEERDSLEKQNFSPDVKSPPPAYASGDSRKNLQPDIPLEQLRLSGSSTAADKNNTDSASENKDDDGPTAPPPKVVHHFRDADLARDLESAVHDDLDAAGAAHARHLNGFFSVLALCHTVLTSVDPETGKIEYKAQSPDEAALVQAAADVGFVFRGREKEILYLQTPFQSAGGIESVDGHEGHHVGDVKSAKDVGGASGAVGPSSAGGFEGGKSLAALAKEGLVERYELLNILEFTSARKRMSVVLRKLDADDGRLFLLSKGADNVIFERLKLGSSEELKATTEKHLDHFASQGLRTLTLAYKVINEQEYNSWSERYHEATVAMEDRDGKIDAVSDELERDLRLLGATAIEDRLQDGVPETIADLKRAGIKVWVATGDKLETAIAIGHSTNLIGRESNIIVIRGNRSGRAVYDQILHAAQEFFPDSNILDNQGNPTAPSEADAEALSNSPRPMSRTSNNANQPSSYPAGGPLRRMDTGISSIVGSNNGDKPGGFVLVIDGNALEVALSDDRHKNLLLRLAMVCEGVICCRVSPLQKALVVKLVKDGLGAMTLAIGDGANDVSMIQAADVGVGISGEEGLQAVNSSDYAIAQFRFLKRLLLVHGHWSYARNGTMILNFFYKNIVCIGVLWWFQIYCAWSSNYVFEYTYLLFWNSFWTIAPVIGIGLFDRFADDHVLMAVPELYWYGREGKWFGMKQFIVYMFDGTLQSAIIFFLILYAYVTTAARSDGWQVSLYEFSTTMAFAAVFAANFYNGLNTSAWTGWVFFAVFIGDILVLVYTAVYNAISPGWFVTPVYGNNNFLFKSAFFWFGIPLTVLLALLPRYLYKSWKFAFAPDDVDILRYIYKKDPQRDLAQELHDDGPLRAMKRPRPASMASHGHTESVTSLPVRPSMDLRSASRTDMSTGIRSQHRGFDFSTEENGVAMQRMQTNLSERRQSSRNLATVQETGTTRKTGLRHVLSVPRQFMRKKGSNIKEKEADH; via the exons ATGCGTTTTGACACACGCACACGTCCTGCCGGTTGTTGGGTTTCGTTCTTCCTCGACAAGTCGACTCTGGGCTTGAGCTTAGAGCTTAACCCGGGTCTGCCGGAGTTCTCGCG ATTCTTCTTGGCGATCGCAATTCTTCAGTTCTTCCCCAAATTCTCGACGATCTCTCCTGGACTCGTCATCCTGCCATTACTCATCGTGCTCGGGATCACCGCGCTGAAAGACGCATATGAAGACGTGAAGCGGCACCAGTCCGACAGGCGCGTGAATAACTCGCTAGTACGTGTGCTAGGCGGCGGGGATTTTGTGAACCCGAATGTTATGCAGCGCAAGAGCAGGACGTTTGTGCGTGGTGTCTTGCGCACGTATGGGCGCAGGATGAAGAAGGTTAAGCGCGcggggaaggaggaggagcttgCGGGTGTGACGGCGCCTGCGACTGAGGCGGATGTGGCGCCTGTGGATGAGGTGGAGTATGATGACCTCGACgagcaccagcagcatcaCCACCATTCTATATTCCCGCACCGGCACTCGGGGGAGGACGCGCGCGCGCACGATAGGCCGCACTGGAAAAAGTGCGCGTGGGAGGACGTGGCGGTGGGCGACTTTGTGAAGATCATGGACAACGAGCCTCTGCCTGCGGACATCATCATCTGCGCGACGTCCGAGGAGGAGAACGTGGCGTTCGTGGAGACGAAGAATCTGGACGGGGAGACGAATCTCAAGTCGCGGAACGCGGTGCCGGCGCTCTCGCACCTGCGCTCGGCGAGGGAGTGCGCGTCGCCGCATAATGCGTTCAGGCTTGACTGTGACCGCCCGGATGTGAATATGTATAAGCTGAATGCGGCGGTGAAGGTTGGGAAGGAGACGTTCCCGGCGGATATGCAGACTGTGCTGTTGAGAGGGACGGTGTTGAGGAATACGGCGTGGGTTATTGGTGTTGTCATTTTTACGGGCGAGGATACGCGCATCGTGATGAACTCTGGAGGCACGCCTAGTAAGCGCAGCAAAGTCGAGAGGCAGATGAACCCGCAAGT ATTTATAAATTTAATCCTGTTGGCTATGATGGCGATTGCGTGTGGTATTGTCGATTCGGTCCTTGAGCATCGGTATTATCCAAAACTTGCACCATGGCTGTTTGGCGCTAACCGACCGGGCGACAATCCATCTATCAACGGCCTAATCACATTTGCCTTTGCACTCATCAC GTTCCAAAACATCGTGCCGATTTCGCTGTACATCTCAATTGAGTTTGTGCGGACGTGTCAGGCTGCGTTCATTTACTTTGACCACAATATGGTCTATAATGAGCAGACGACGTTGGCACGCAGCTGGAACTTATCCGACGACCTAGGCCAGATTGAATATATTTTCTCGGACAAGACAGGGACGCTGACACAG AATTCAATGGTGTTCAGACAATGTTCTATCGGAGGTAAAATCTACACCGGCGAGCAAGAGGAAGAGCGGGATAGTCTGGAAAAGCAAAACTTTTCGCCTGACGTCAAGAGCCCGCCTCCTGCGTATGCATCGGGCGACTCGCGCAAAAACCTGCAGCCGGATATCCCACTCGAGCAGCTGCGCCTATCCGGTTCCTCAACCGCAGCGGACAAGAACAACACTGACTCGGCCTCAGAGAACAAAGATGATGACGGCCCAACGGCGCCGCCGCCCAAGGTGGTACACCACTTCCGCGACGCGGACCTCGCGCGCGACCTTGAGTCCGCGGTGCACGACGATCTGGACGCGGCGGGCGCAGCGCACGCGCGGCATCTCAATGGCTTTTTCTCCGTGCTTGCGCTATGCCATACGGTGCTGACAAGTGTGGACCCCGAGACGGGCAAGATCGAGTATAAGGCGCAGAGCCCGGACGAGGCGGCGCTTGTGCAGGCTGCGGCGGACGTCGGGTTCGTGTTTAGAGGGCGCGAGAAGGAGATTTTGTATCTGCAGACGCCGTTCCAGAGCGCCGGGGGCATTGAGAGTGTTGATGGCCACGAGGGCCACCATGTTGGGGATGTGAAGAGCGCGAAGGATGTCGGTGGTGCGTCTGGTGCGGTTGGGCCGTCGAGCGCGGGTGGATTCGAGGGCGGGAAGAGTCTTGCGGCGCTGGCGAAGGAGGGTCTGGTTGAGCGCTATGAGCTGCTTAACATCCTTGAGTTTACGAGTGCGCGCAAGCGGATGAGTGTGGTGCTTCGCAAGTTGGATGCGGACGACGGCCGGCTGTTTTTGTTGAGCAAAGGAGCGGATAATGTGATCTTTGAAAGGCTCAAGCTGGGTAGTAGCGAGGAGCTCAAGGCGACGACGGAGAAGCACCTTGATCATTTTGCGAGCCAGGGTCTGAGGACGCTTACGTTGGCATACAAGGTCATCAATG AGCAAGAGTATAACTCGTGGAGTGAGCGATATCATGAAGCGACTGTGGCTATGGAGGACCGTGATGGCAAGATCGATGCCGTTTCGGACGAGCTTGAGCGCGACTTGAGGCTGCTTGGTGCTACTGCCATTGAAGATCGTCTACAGGACGGTGTCCCGGAAACTATCGCCGATTTAAAACGCGCAGGTATCAAGGTCTGGGTCGCTACAGGTGACAAATTGGAAACCGCCATCG CTATCGGACACAGTACCAATCTTATCGGTCGAGAATCAAACATCATCGTCATTCGAGGAAATCGATCCGGAAGAGCGGTGTACGACCAGATTCTGCACGCTGCGCAAGAGTTCTTCCCCGACAGCAATATCCTTGATAATCAAGGCAATCCCACCGCGCCTAGCGAAGCTGACGCCGAAGCACTGAGCAACAGCCCACGACCCATGTCCCGAACGAGCAACAACGCGAACCAACCGTCGTCCTACCCGGCCGGTGGCCCTCTGCGCCGGATGGACACAGGCATCTCGTCCATTGTCGGTTCGAACAATGGTGATAAGCCCGGAGGTTTCGTGCTTGTCATTGACGGTAACGCCTTGGAGGTGGCGTTGTCCGATGATAGGCATAAAAATCTGCTGCTTAGGCTGGCGATGGTATGCGAGGGCGTTATTTGCTGTCGTGTGTCGCCGCTGCAGAAAGCGTTGGTTGTTAAGCTTGTCAAGGATGGATTGGGTGCGATGACACTGGCTATTGGAGATGGCGCGAATGATGTTAGCATGATTCAG GCTGCTGATGTTGGTGTCGGTATTTCTGGTGAAGAAGGTCTTCAGGCTGTCAACTCGTCGGATTATGCAATTGCTCAG TTCCGTTTCCTCAAGCGCCTATTACTTGTCCACGGTCACTGGTCATATGCTCGCAATGGAACGAT GATTCTAAACTTCTTTTACAAGAACATTGTCTGTATTGGCGTCCTCTGGTGGTTCCAAATATATTGCGCTTGGAGCTCAAATTA CGTGTTCGAATATACTTATCTGTTATTCTGGAACTCTTTCTGGACTATTGCCCCAGTTATTGGCATAGGCTTGTTTGACAGATTTGCCG ACGATCACGTATTGATGGCGGTACCAGAGTTATACTGGTATGGTCGAGAAGGCAAATGGTTTGGAATGAAGCAATTCATAGTTTACATGTTCGATGGAACGCTCCAG TCTGCAATCATCTTTTTCCTAATTCTATACGCATATGTTACTACGGCTGCACGATCGGATGGATGGCAAGTTTCGCTTTACGAATTTTCAACT ACTATGGCATTTGCTGCTGTCTTTGCTGCCAACTTCTACAACGGACTGAATACTAGTGCCTGGACTGGCTGGGTTTTCTTTGCTGTCTTTATTGGCGATATTCTGGTATTGGTGTACACC GCCGTTTACAACGCCATCTCTCCCGGATGGTTTGTTACTCCAGTTTATGGAAACAACaacttccttttcaaatCCGCATTTTTCTGGTTTGGAATCCCCCTTACCGTCCTTCTTGCACTGCTGCCTCGGTATCTTTACAAGTCATGGAAGTTTGCGTTCGCCCCAGATGATGTCGATATTCTGCGATACATCTACAAGAAAGATCCCCAAAGAGACCTTGCGCAAGAGCTTCATGATGACGGCCCTCTTCGTGCAATGAAGCGTCCTCGCCCAGCGTCTATGGCATCTCATGGACATACGGAAAGCGTCACATCTCTTCCTGTACGACCCTCTATGGACCTCCGTTCAGCAAGCCGGACAGATATGTCCACTGGTATACGGTCGCAGCATCGCGGTTTCGATTTTTCGACAGAGGAAAACGGTGTCGCTATGCAAAGAATGCAGACCAATCTTTCAGAGCGACGACAGAGCAGTCGAAACCTTGCTACTGTCCAGGAAACTGGAACAACCCGCAAAACTGGGCTTCGCCATGTCCTTTCCGTTCCTCGACAATTTATGCGCAAAAAAGGATCAAAcatcaaagaaaaggaagcggACCATTGA
- a CDS encoding hypothetical protein (Uncharacterized protein C1711.08) → MALPPSTANWHWKNKNVTRWGTEWFERELPTITITGDTEGESVSISQVTEVDGDIELGQRKSKLITIFDCKVVLKWKGTTSDGTEVKGTLTIPEVSHEIICDQLSEFVYNWRLTTESSPAVDSVFTLARTRLPAALEAKFATFPAAIVDTHGKDLTVSADPSRSGTPVSANVNATKPTPVASSSSTPAPAAPKAQEKAKVNSTSIVVEADFRASSDDLFGLLTDEKRIPMWTRAAAQSQGKAGTEYSLFGGGVKGKYISLTPQKEIVQTWALHSPTWPSGHEATLTTTLEQGSESTKVVFSLAGVPLGMEDEIKRNIEGYYIHGFKSIGLGTEL, encoded by the exons ATGGCACTACCTCCTAGCACCGCTAACTGGCACTGGAAGAACAAAAACGTTACTCGCTGGGGCACCGAATGGTTTGAACGCGAACTgcccaccatcaccatcactgGTGACACTGAGGGCGAGAGCGTTTCAATTTCGCAAGTGACAGAAGTGGATGGAGATATTGAACTGGGTCAGAGGAAGTCAAA GCTAATTACGATCTTCGATTGTAAAGTCGTTCTAAAGTGGAAGGGCACGACTAGCGATGGCACAGAAGTAAAAGGCACCCTCACAATTCCAGAAGTCTCCCATGAAATTATCTGTGACCAACTGTCTGAATTTGTT TACAACTGGCGTCTTACTACAGAATCCTCCCCAGCCGTTGACTCCGTATTCACATTGGCGAGGACCCGGCTGCCTGCCGCTTTGGAGGCTAAATTTGCTACATTCCCGGCTGCAATCGTCGATACCCATGGCAAAGATCTAACTGTCAGTGCCGATCCCAGTCGATCCGGGACTCCAGTTTCCGCCAATGTAAACGCAACAAAGCCAACCCCTGTtgcctcatcatcatctacTCCCGCTCCCGCCGCACCCAAAGCTCAAGAGAAAGCAAAAGTGAACTCTACCTCCATTGTGGTTGAGGCTGATTTCCGTGCCTCTTCTGACGATCTCTTTGGTCTTTTGACGGACGAGAAGCGTATTCCAATGTGGACTCGTGCTGCCGCTCAG TCGCAAGGCAAAGCTGGTACTGAATACTCTCTGTTCGGGGGTGGCGTGAAGGGCAAATATATTTCCCTGACGCCACAGAAGGAGATTGTTCAGACATGGGCACTCCATAGCCCAACATGGCCTTCAG GACACGAGGCTACTCTTACGACAACTTTGGAACAAGGATCTGAATCAACCAAGGTTGTTTTCTCTCTCGCTGGTGTTCCTCTTGGTATGGAGGATGAGATTAAACGGAATATTGAAGGATACTa TATCCACGGTTTCAAGTCCATAGG GTTGGGAACTGAACTGTAA
- a CDS encoding Anterior gradient protein 3 has product MTIALTPVINSPPKPTSFKLPDLVSHCKFALSYNVNGDEVAQQSVDWLDTNCPDLNPKQRLALRGLQAGELTAYCYHSASAERLRVVSDFMNYLFHLDNISDGMMTRETNVLADSVMNALWFSDEYVPTKAAGRKEELNPGKLARDFWARCIPGCGPGAQARFKETMSLFFTCVNIEARARDEGIIPDLETYIDIRRDTSGCKPCWALIEYAQDIDLPDFVVDHPVIHALGQGANDLVTWSNDIFSYNVEQSRGDTHNMIIILMHHNAMTLQEAVDYVGELCAQTIDTFCRNKQNLPSWNPEVDDMVARYVQGLQDWIVGSLHWSFQTRRYFGEQGMEVKKHRVVKLLPLRV; this is encoded by the exons ATGACTATTGCTTTGACCCCCGTCATCAACTCGCCTCCAAAGCCGACTTCGTTCAAGCTTCCTGATCTTGTATCCCATTGTAAATTTGCGTTGTCCTATAACGTCAATGGTGATGAAGTCGCTCAACAGTCCGTTGACTGGCTTGACACTAACTGCCCGGATCTGAACCCTAAACAACGGCTGGCTCTACGTGGACTGCAAGCGGGGGAACTCACGGCTTATTGCTACCATAGTGCATCGGCAGAGCGACTACGTGTCGTGTCTGATTTCATGAACTACCTTTTCCATCT TGACAACATCAGCGATGGAATGATGACTCGGGAGACTAACGTCTTAGCTGATTCCGTCATGAATGCTTTATGGTTCAGTGATGAATACGTCCCCACTAAAGCAGCGGGACGCAAAGAGGAGCTTAATCCTGGAAAGCTTGCCAGAGA tttTTGGGCGCGTTGCATTCCAGGCTGCGGCCCTGGTGCACAAGCTAGGTTCAAAGAGACAATGTCACTTTTCTTCACTTGCGTGAACATTGAGGCGCGAGCCCGTGATGAGGGTATTATTCCAGATCTGGAAACGTACATCGACATTCGCAGAGACACATCAG GATGCAAGCCTTGTTGGGCACTTATTGA GTATGCTCAGGACATAGACCTTCCGGATTTCGTTGTGGATCATCCTGTCATTCATGCTCTTGGTCAAGGCGCAAACGACCTCGTAACTTGGTCTAAT GACATTTTTTCATACAATGTTGAACAATCCCGAGGCGACACGCATAACATGATCATTATCCTCATGCATCACAACGCCATGACCTTGCAAGAGGCTGTGGACTATGTTGGAGAGCTATGCGCACAGACCATCGATACGTTCTGCCGAAACAAACAAAACTTGCCGTCATGGAACCCAGAAGTTGACGACATGGTTGCACGATATGTGCAAGGTCTCCAGGACTGGATCGTGGG GTCTTTACACTGGAGCTTCCAGACACGCCGTTACTTCGGTGAGCAAGGAATGGAGGTTAAGAAACATAGAGTTGTCAAGTTGTTGCCATTGAGGGTTTGA
- a CDS encoding Aspergillopepsin-2 — protein sequence MKFSTAAVAFAFLFADLAAARPSRLQERIASRARSSRALVRADPSRVLQAGVVPTNNSHVEFSSNWSGVVLESPPSGQTFTTVTGTFVVPTPSGNGAASAWVGIDGDTAQNSILQSGVDFTVTNGRVSYQAWFEWFPNFAIDFNNFPISAGQTITVSVHSTSKTTGTVVMTNVSTGKSITQSVSAPSSSAALAGQNAEWIVEDFEEGGSLVTLTNFGTVTFTGASASTSSQSVGVTGGTIIDMQQNSKTLTSVSIGSSSSLSVTHL from the exons ATGAAGTTCTCCACTGCTGCCGTTGCTTTTGCATTCCTCTTCGCCGATCTCGCGGCCGCGCGTCCTTCCCGCCTCCAGGAACGCATTGCCTCGCGTGCTCGTAGCTCGCGTGCCCTTGTTCGCGCCGACCCATCAAGAGTTTTGCAGGCAGGTGTAGTCCCAACCAACAACAGCCACGTTGAATTCAGTTCCAACTGGTCTGGTGTCGTCCTCGAAAGCCCACCTTCTGGACAGACCTTCACGACCGTCACCGGAACCTTTGTCGTCCCCACACCCAGCGGCAATGGCGCTGCCTCTGCCTGGGTTGGAATTGACGGAGACACTGCCCAGAACTCCATCCTCCAATCCGGTGTTGACTTCACCGTCACCAACGGTCGCGTCTCTTACCAAGCTTGGTTTGAGTGGTTCCCCAACTTCGCGATCGACTTCAACAACTTCCCCATCTCTGCCGGCCAGACCATCACGGTCAGCGTTCACTCCACATCCAAGACTACTGGTACCGTTGTGATGACCAACGTCTCCACCGGCAAGTCAATCACCCAGTCCGTCAGCGCACCTTCTTCCTCG GCTGCCCTTGCCGGCCAGAACGCTGAGTGGATCGTTGAGGACTTTGAGGAGGGAGGATCTCTTGTGACCCTCACCAACTTCGGCACAGTCACCTTCACCGGTGCTTCTGCCTCAACCTCCTCCCAATCCGTCGGTGTCACCGGAGGCACCATCATCGACATGCAGCAGAACTCGAAAACTCTCACCAGCGTTTCCATTGGCAGCAGCTCATCCCTTTCCGTCACCCACTTGTAG
- a CDS encoding Transmembrane protein 69, with translation MNTLFRPLLRSVAVRNVPLAYRRPPPIVRRPQFMGSTSILQQARLVASSVSGRPGSQSLEHAATNVKEELGNSAQDLAKMIAGANVTMDSVVDSSGASFIGITSKIAHEVPQPIFVLGLAGGIPYIAASATTVYLAHKAQLAASGLDIGMDPGVALTILDQALNLQVTYGAVMLSFLGAMHWGMEFAAYGGHKGFPRLILGTIPMLVAWPTLGMQPMTALIVQWCGFTGLWYADSKATVAGWTPKWYSQYRFYLSILVGTCIIGSLAGTSYFGPVAGHGLLTHDLDELREERRKTMPSKHGMIVGPIEAVPAPENADHFTRIHKRDIKQEQQKQQ, from the exons ATGAACACTCTTTTTCGCCCTTTATTGCGCTCTGTCGCTGTCCGAAATGTCCCGCTCGCCTATCGCCGCCCACCGCCTATTGTAAGAAGACCCCAATTCATGGGAAGTACCTCCATTCTGCAGCAGGCAAGATTGGTTGCCAGCAGTGTCTCCGGCCGTCCTGGTAGTCAAAGCCTTGAACATGCAGCTACAAATGTGAAGGAAGAACTTGGAAACTCGGCGCAAGATCTCGCTAAGATGATTGCTGGGGCGAATGTTACTATGGACAGCGTCGTCGACTCAAGTGGTGCATCATTT ATTGGAATTACTTCTAAGATTGCCCATGAAGTACCGCAGCCTATCTTCGTTCTTGGCTTGGCTG GCGGAATTCCCTACATTGCTGCTTCTGCTACTACTGTGTATTTGGCTCACAAAGCACAGCTCGCAGCCAGCGGCCTTGACATAGGGATGGATCCAGGCGTTGCGTTGACCATCCTCGATCAAGCTTTAAATTTGCAAGTAACTTATGGTGCAGTCATGCTCTCGTTCTTGG GGGCAATGCATTGGGGTATGGAATTTGCAGCATATGGAGGCCACAAAGGATTCCCTCGACTTATTCTTGGAACCATCCCCATGCTGGTTGCATGGCCCACATTGGGTATGCAGCCCATGACAGCACTTATAGTACAATGGTGCGGTTTCACCGGGCTCTGGTACGCTGATTCAAAAGCTACGGTAGCTGGATGGA CACCCAAGTGGTATTCGCAATATAGGTTCTACCTCTCAATTCTCGTCGGGACATG TATCATTGGATCTCTGGCCGGAACATCATACTTTGGACCCGTCGCTGGCCATGGATTGCTCACTCATGACCTTGATGAATTGCGTgaggagagaagaaaaactATGCCATCTAAGCATGGCATGATTGTTGGCCCCATCGAAGCAGTCCCAGCACCTGAAAACGCTGACCATTTCACCCGCATACATAAACGTGATATCAAGCAAGAGCAGCAAAAGCAGCAGTGA